The following coding sequences are from one Ursus arctos isolate Adak ecotype North America unplaced genomic scaffold, UrsArc2.0 scaffold_23, whole genome shotgun sequence window:
- the LOC113249435 gene encoding olfactory receptor 8K3-like — translation MAWMNKQNLTVLTEFILMGLTDRPELQAPFFGLFLIIYTVSVVGNLGMIILTKVDSRLQTPMYFFLRHLAFIDLGYSSAVGPKMLVNLVTNQNTIPYNWCATQLAFFILFIISELFILSAMAYDRYVAICNPLLYTIVMSQRVCWVLVTVPYLYSAFLSLIITIKIFMSSFCGHNVIRHFYCDNLPLLTLLCSSSHDIELIILIFSAFNLVSSLVIVLVSYILILMAILRMNSAEGRHKAFSTCGSHLTVVIVLYATLFFMYVQPKSSHSFDTDKIASVFYILIIPMLNPMIYSLRNKEVKGALHRLWKKWQKLPM, via the coding sequence ATGGCCTGgatgaacaaacaaaatctaacagTGCTAACAGAGTTCATCCTAATGGGACTCACAGACCGTCCTGAGCTGCAGGCTCCCTTCTTCGGGCTCTTCCTCATCATCTACACAGTCTCAGTGGTGGGCAACCTGGGCATGATCATCCTCACCAAGGTGGACTCCAGGCTTCAaacacccatgtacttcttcctcagacACCTGGCTTTCATTGATCTTGGTTATTCATCAGCTGTGGGACCCAAAATGCTGGTAAATTTAGTAACTAACCAAAATACAATCCCCTATAACTGGTGTGCTACACAGCTGGCTTTCTTCATCTTGTTCATCATCAGTGAGCTTTTCATTCTGTCGgcaatggcctatgaccgctatgtggccatctgtaacccTCTGCTCTACACGATTGTTATGTCACAAAGGGTGTGCTGGGTGCTGGTAACAGTCCCCTATCTCTacagtgcttttctttctctgataatTACCATAAAGATTTTTATGTCATCCTTCTGTGGCCATAATGTCATTAGACATTTTTACTGTGACAATCTTCCCTTGTTAACTTTGCTGTGCTCAAGCTCACATGACATTGAGTTGATCATACTGATCTTTTCAGCATTCAATTTGGTTTCCTCCCTTGTGATAGTGCTTGTGTCCTACATCCTCATCCTAATGGCCATCCTCAGGATGAATTCTGCAGAGGGCAGGCAcaaggccttctccacctgtggATCCCACCTGACAGTGGTCATTGTGTTATACGCAACACTATTCTTCATGTACGTGCAGCCCAAATCCAGTCATTCCTTTGATACTGATAAAATTGCctctgtattttacattttgatcatCCCCATGCTGAATCCCATGATCTACAGCTTGAGGAACAAAGAGGTAAAAGGTGCCCTGCATAGACTATGGAAAAAATGGCAGAAACTGCCCATGTAG